The following are from one region of the Thermococcus cleftensis genome:
- a CDS encoding RuvB-like helicase, with amino-acid sequence MPVIEEVAPRSFERVGMHSHIRGLGLDENGKAKFMADGMVGQVKAREAAGIAVELIKRGKLAGKGILLVGPTGSGKTAIAMGIARELGEDVPFVQIAGSEIYSAEVKKTEFLKEALRRAIGVRISEERKVYEGEVREIKINRTRHPFNPYVEIPESVIITLRTKDDEKTIRAGREIAYQLMEMGVEEGDVIQIDAETGRISKIGTTKEEEGLFFKRKVNLPSGPVLKIKEFTYTVTLHDLDVANARGNIFGLLFSTGMEISDEIRQRVDETVKGWIEEGKATLVPGVLFIDECHMLDIEAFSFLARAMESELAPILILATNRGRTKIRGTDIEAPHGIPIDMLDRLLIINTEPYKKEEIREIVKIRAREEKIEVSEEAIEYLAELGEKTSLRYAVQLLAPASVLARGGRVEREHIEKAKDYFADLRRSMEFVEKLEGMLS; translated from the coding sequence ATGCCGGTGATAGAGGAAGTGGCTCCCAGGAGCTTCGAGAGGGTCGGCATGCACTCCCACATAAGGGGCCTCGGTCTCGACGAGAACGGAAAGGCGAAGTTCATGGCCGACGGAATGGTCGGGCAGGTCAAGGCGAGGGAAGCGGCGGGGATAGCGGTCGAACTCATCAAGCGCGGCAAGCTCGCCGGCAAGGGAATCCTCCTCGTTGGTCCGACCGGGAGCGGTAAGACGGCAATAGCCATGGGCATAGCGAGGGAGCTCGGTGAAGATGTCCCCTTCGTCCAGATAGCGGGGAGCGAGATATACTCGGCCGAGGTCAAGAAGACCGAGTTCCTGAAGGAGGCCCTCAGGAGGGCGATTGGAGTTAGAATCAGCGAGGAGAGGAAGGTCTACGAGGGAGAGGTCAGGGAGATTAAAATCAACAGGACGAGACACCCCTTCAACCCCTACGTCGAAATCCCCGAGAGCGTCATCATAACCCTCCGCACAAAGGACGACGAGAAGACGATTAGGGCTGGCAGGGAGATAGCCTATCAGCTCATGGAGATGGGCGTCGAGGAGGGCGACGTTATACAGATAGACGCCGAGACGGGCAGGATTTCGAAGATAGGCACCACGAAGGAGGAAGAAGGCCTCTTCTTCAAGCGCAAGGTGAACCTCCCGAGCGGGCCGGTGCTCAAGATAAAGGAGTTCACCTACACCGTTACCCTCCACGACCTCGACGTTGCCAACGCCCGCGGTAACATCTTCGGACTGCTCTTTAGCACTGGCATGGAAATAAGCGACGAGATAAGGCAGCGCGTTGACGAGACCGTCAAGGGGTGGATAGAGGAGGGGAAGGCGACGCTCGTGCCGGGGGTGCTCTTCATAGACGAGTGCCACATGCTCGACATCGAGGCCTTCTCCTTCCTCGCGAGGGCGATGGAGAGCGAGCTGGCGCCGATTCTTATCCTCGCCACCAACAGGGGAAGGACAAAGATAAGGGGCACAGACATAGAGGCGCCGCACGGAATACCGATTGACATGCTCGACAGGCTTCTCATAATCAACACCGAGCCCTACAAGAAGGAGGAGATTCGGGAGATAGTTAAGATCCGCGCGAGGGAGGAGAAGATTGAAGTGAGCGAGGAGGCCATCGAGTACCTCGCGGAGCTCGGCGAGAAGACCAGCCTCCGCTACGCCGTCCAGCTCCTCGCCCCGGCGAGCGTCCTCGCGAGGGGCGGAAGGGTGGAGAGGGAGCACATCGAAAAGGCCAAGGACTACTTCGCCGACCTCAGGAGGAGCATGGAGTTCGTGGAGAAGCTGGAGGGCATGCTCAGCTGA